From Candidatus Methylomirabilota bacterium, a single genomic window includes:
- a CDS encoding ABC transporter substrate-binding protein — translation MAVARRGLMLAAGVLLLLAPTRAWAGAPTDRLKAEIDRVLEVLEDPELKKPGKVRERRAAVRRIADGIFDFGETAKRSLARHWAARTPAEREEFVRLFADLLERSYLSRIELYGGERISYLGETLDGDQAMVHTKLVTKGGSEIPVDYRMLRRGDRWLVYDVVIEGISLIANYRAQFNKIITTASYQELVRRMKTKQDEFVHQERPASQR, via the coding sequence ATGGCGGTGGCCCGCCGCGGGCTCATGCTCGCCGCCGGAGTCCTGCTGCTGCTCGCCCCGACCCGCGCGTGGGCCGGGGCGCCCACGGACCGGCTCAAGGCGGAGATCGACCGGGTCCTCGAGGTGCTCGAGGACCCGGAGCTCAAGAAGCCGGGCAAGGTCCGGGAGCGCCGCGCCGCGGTCCGGCGGATCGCGGACGGCATCTTCGACTTCGGCGAAACCGCCAAGCGCTCGCTCGCGCGCCACTGGGCCGCGCGGACGCCGGCCGAGCGCGAGGAGTTCGTCCGGCTCTTCGCCGACCTGCTCGAGCGCTCGTACCTCTCGAGGATCGAGCTCTACGGCGGCGAGAGGATCAGCTATCTCGGCGAGACGCTCGACGGCGACCAGGCGATGGTGCACACGAAGCTCGTCACGAAGGGGGGCAGCGAGATCCCCGTGGACTATCGCATGCTGCGGCGGGGCGACCGCTGGCTCGTCTACGACGTGGTGATCGAGGGCATCAGCCTGATCGCGAACTACCGCGCGCAGTTCAACAAGATCATCACGACCGCGTCCTACCAGGAGCTCGTCCGGAGGATGAAGACCAAGCAGGACGAGTTCGTCCACCAGGAACGGCCCGCCTCGCAGCGGTGA
- the mlaD gene encoding outer membrane lipid asymmetry maintenance protein MlaD has translation MERTRINIAVGLFVLVGIVALGYLSIKLGRVAFLGGAGYEVTADFPSVGGLKPGSTVEIAGVEVGRVEDIALVDYQARVTLRINKGVKLQEDSIASIKTKGLIGEKYLRISPGGSDKIIPPNGRIREVEAPVDFEELLSKYIFGKV, from the coding sequence ATGGAGCGGACGCGGATCAACATCGCGGTGGGCCTCTTCGTCCTCGTCGGCATCGTGGCGCTGGGCTACCTGTCGATCAAGCTCGGTCGCGTCGCGTTCCTCGGCGGCGCCGGGTACGAGGTCACCGCGGACTTTCCGTCGGTCGGCGGGCTCAAGCCCGGGTCGACCGTCGAGATCGCCGGCGTGGAGGTCGGCCGGGTCGAGGACATCGCCCTGGTCGACTACCAGGCGCGCGTGACGCTGCGGATCAACAAAGGCGTGAAGCTGCAGGAGGACTCGATCGCGTCGATCAAGACCAAGGGACTGATCGGCGAGAAGTACCTGCGGATCAGCCCGGGCGGCTCGGACAAGATCATCCCGCCGAACGGCCGCATCCGCGAGGTCGAGGCGCCCGTCGATTTCGAGGAGCTGCTGTCGAAGTATATCTTCGGGAAGGTGTAG
- a CDS encoding ATP-binding cassette domain-containing protein: MIKVERLTKSFGRQEVLRGLDLEVPTGSITVIIGRSGGGKSVLLKHLLGLLRPDAGRVLVDGAEITGLRGAALDEVRRRYGVVFQGGALFDSMSCADNVAFPLREKLRVPRPEVAKRVEAALAQVGLEGMGAKNPAEVSGGMRKRVAIARALVTEPEIVFFDEPTTGLDPVLVNTIHHLILDLHRRYRFTAVMVSHEIPEIFEIADTVAVLHDGRIVEVGTPAAIQASANRVVRQFIQGVPENSEGA, encoded by the coding sequence ATGATCAAGGTCGAGCGCCTGACGAAGTCCTTCGGGCGGCAGGAGGTGCTGCGGGGGCTCGACCTCGAGGTCCCGACGGGCTCGATCACCGTCATCATCGGCCGGAGCGGCGGCGGCAAGTCGGTGCTCCTGAAGCACCTGCTCGGCCTCCTCCGCCCCGACGCGGGCCGCGTGCTCGTCGACGGCGCCGAGATCACCGGCCTCCGCGGGGCCGCGCTCGACGAGGTCCGGCGGCGCTACGGCGTCGTCTTCCAGGGAGGCGCGCTCTTCGACTCGATGTCGTGCGCGGACAACGTGGCCTTCCCGCTGCGCGAGAAGCTCAGGGTCCCGCGGCCGGAGGTGGCCAAGCGCGTCGAGGCCGCGCTCGCCCAGGTCGGGCTCGAGGGCATGGGCGCGAAGAATCCCGCGGAGGTCTCGGGCGGTATGCGCAAGCGCGTGGCGATCGCGCGGGCGCTCGTCACCGAGCCCGAGATCGTCTTCTTCGACGAGCCCACCACGGGGCTCGACCCGGTGCTCGTCAACACGATCCACCACCTGATCCTCGACCTCCACCGCCGCTACCGGTTCACCGCCGTCATGGTGAGCCACGAGATCCCGGAGATCTTCGAGATCGCCGACACCGTCGCCGTGCTCCACGACGGCAGGATCGTGGAGGTCGGCACGCCGGCGGCCATCCAGGCGTCGGCGAACCGGGTCGTGCGCCAGTTCATCCAGGGTGTTCCCGAGAACTCGGAGGGAGCCTGA
- a CDS encoding MlaE family lipid ABC transporter permease subunit: protein MNDRPLPLPLRTLDSLGLWANEVVESLGRFGTFLAEALGTLVSPPFKLWAFVDRIHYIGYRSLLIILLTGGFTGMVLGLQVYLTLVRFGSEAYLGPAVALSLIRELGPVLSALMVTGRAGSALTAEIGIMRITEQIDALTVMALNPMRYLVAPSMLAGLVTFPLMTAIFDTVGIFGGYLVGVELLGLSQGTYFGEMQTFVDMKDIMMGVWKSLSFGVIVTWVCTYKGFHVGHGAEGVAKATTDAVVLSSVLILVWDYFMGSVLP, encoded by the coding sequence ATGAACGACCGGCCGCTCCCGCTGCCGCTGCGCACGCTCGACTCGCTCGGCCTGTGGGCGAACGAGGTCGTGGAGTCGCTGGGCCGCTTCGGGACGTTCCTCGCCGAGGCGCTCGGGACGCTGGTCTCGCCGCCGTTCAAGCTCTGGGCGTTCGTCGACCGGATCCACTACATCGGATACCGCTCGCTGCTGATCATCCTCCTCACCGGCGGCTTCACCGGGATGGTGCTCGGCCTCCAGGTGTACTTGACGCTGGTCCGCTTCGGGTCGGAGGCGTACCTCGGCCCCGCGGTCGCGCTCTCGCTCATCCGCGAGCTCGGTCCGGTGCTCTCGGCGCTCATGGTGACGGGCCGCGCCGGCTCGGCGCTGACCGCCGAGATCGGCATCATGCGCATCACGGAGCAGATCGACGCGCTCACCGTGATGGCCCTGAACCCGATGCGCTATCTCGTGGCGCCGTCCATGCTCGCGGGCCTCGTGACGTTCCCGCTCATGACCGCGATCTTCGACACGGTGGGCATCTTCGGCGGCTACCTGGTGGGCGTCGAGCTCCTCGGGCTCTCGCAGGGGACGTACTTCGGCGAGATGCAGACGTTCGTGGACATGAAGGACATCATGATGGGCGTCTGGAAGTCGCTGTCGTTCGGCGTGATCGTGACGTGGGTGTGCACGTACAAGGGCTTCCACGTTGGCCACGGCGCCGAGGGCGTGGCGAAGGCCACGACCGACGCGGTCGTCCTCTCGTCGGTCCTCATCCTCGTCTGGGACTACTTCATGGGCTCGGTGCTGCCGTGA